Proteins co-encoded in one Capnocytophaga ochracea DSM 7271 genomic window:
- a CDS encoding bifunctional alpha/beta hydrolase/class I SAM-dependent methyltransferase has product MNTGFFKGYQEAELYFYEWNYKPQQKTLIVIHRGHEYGERLQEFATHPLFASYNIFAFDMRGHGHTKASVSPAFMDSVRDLDAFAKFLQQEYGVQEEDIFVVANSIGGVIVSAWVHDFAPRIAGMALLAPAFEINLIVPLAKQAIELALKVKPNLVVKSYVKSKMLTRDPEQQRAYDTDRFITRSINGKLLIDLANAGKRLVEDAAAITIPTLLLSAEKDFVVINKQQKQFYVNLSSEIKEFVTLEGFHHGILFEQGREEVYKLLEQFISRAFETPLVSPSLKPDTFTQKEYEIMQYELIPNREKYYYRFQKWALSKLGYLSGGMAIGLEYGFDSGASMDYVYKNIPQGKWGIGKLMDKSYLNAIGWRGVRIRKAHLLEQVDKAIQALQAEGKKVKILDIAGGVGNYLFDIKEKHPEVEIVINEFLPANIEKGEQTVRERGFQDIRFTNYNCFKADNYTSLDYNPNITIISGIFELFGDNKLANEAVKGVVSISENGFLIYTGQPWHPQLKTIAFVLKSHQERDWVMRRRSQRELDGIFSLNGVQKQDMLIDDFGIFTVSLGKIEK; this is encoded by the coding sequence ATGAATACAGGTTTTTTCAAGGGGTATCAAGAGGCAGAGTTATACTTCTACGAATGGAATTACAAGCCTCAACAAAAAACACTTATTGTAATACATCGCGGTCACGAGTACGGTGAGCGCTTACAGGAATTTGCTACGCACCCGCTGTTTGCGTCCTATAATATTTTTGCTTTTGATATGAGAGGACACGGGCATACTAAAGCTTCAGTATCGCCTGCTTTTATGGATTCAGTACGAGATTTAGATGCTTTTGCTAAGTTTTTGCAACAAGAATACGGCGTGCAAGAAGAGGATATTTTTGTAGTAGCCAACAGCATAGGAGGGGTGATTGTATCGGCTTGGGTACACGATTTTGCTCCACGTATTGCTGGAATGGCACTTTTAGCACCTGCTTTTGAAATCAATTTAATAGTTCCCTTAGCCAAGCAAGCTATAGAATTAGCACTAAAAGTGAAACCTAATCTTGTTGTAAAGAGCTATGTTAAGTCTAAAATGCTCACTCGTGACCCTGAACAGCAACGCGCCTATGATACCGATAGGTTTATCACGCGGTCTATCAACGGGAAACTGCTTATAGATTTAGCTAATGCAGGTAAGCGATTGGTGGAAGATGCTGCTGCTATTACTATTCCTACACTACTGCTTTCAGCTGAAAAAGACTTTGTGGTGATTAACAAGCAGCAGAAACAATTCTATGTAAACTTATCTTCTGAAATAAAAGAATTTGTTACCTTAGAAGGATTCCACCACGGCATTTTGTTTGAGCAAGGCAGAGAAGAGGTATATAAATTACTTGAACAGTTTATCAGTAGAGCTTTTGAAACACCTCTTGTATCACCTTCTTTGAAACCCGATACTTTTACTCAAAAAGAGTATGAAATAATGCAATACGAGCTCATACCCAATAGAGAAAAGTACTATTACCGATTTCAGAAATGGGCACTGAGTAAGTTAGGATACCTCAGTGGCGGAATGGCGATAGGACTGGAATATGGATTTGATTCAGGAGCTTCAATGGATTACGTTTACAAGAATATTCCTCAAGGGAAATGGGGTATAGGTAAACTGATGGACAAAAGTTATCTCAATGCCATTGGGTGGCGAGGCGTACGTATACGCAAAGCACACTTATTGGAGCAAGTAGATAAAGCGATACAAGCTTTGCAAGCCGAAGGGAAGAAAGTAAAGATACTTGATATTGCTGGAGGAGTAGGTAATTATTTGTTTGACATCAAAGAAAAGCACCCAGAGGTAGAAATTGTCATCAATGAGTTTTTACCAGCTAATATAGAAAAAGGGGAGCAAACCGTCAGAGAAAGAGGCTTTCAAGATATACGATTCACTAACTACAATTGTTTTAAAGCCGATAACTACACAAGTTTAGACTATAATCCTAATATCACTATCATATCTGGTATTTTTGAACTTTTTGGTGATAATAAATTAGCTAATGAGGCGGTAAAGGGAGTTGTGTCGATTTCAGAAAACGGTTTTTTGATTTATACAGGACAGCCGTGGCACCCACAACTCAAAACGATAGCCTTTGTACTAAAAAGTCATCAAGAGAGAGATTGGGTGATGCGTCGCCGTAGTCAGCGAGAGTTAGACGGGATATTTTCTCTTAATGGAGTGCAAAAGCAGGATATGCTGATAGATGATTTTGGAATTTTTACAGTTTCATTAGGGAAGATAGAAAAATAG
- the argS gene encoding arginine--tRNA ligase: protein MLNLNDTLKQYILQAVQELYGVSLESVELQQTKKEFVGDVTLVVFPLLRHIKGNPVQIGEQIGGYLKEKAGDLVTDFNVIKGFLNLVIADSYYIDFLKEVKNNPQFGLATPNSKEAILVEYSSPNTNKPLHLGHIRNNLLGYSVAEILKAAGHKVYKTQIINDRGIHICKSMVAWQRFGNGETPENTGLKGDKLVGNYYVAFDKVYKAEIQQLVEQGKTKEEAEKQAPIFVAAQEMLRQWEAGNPEVIKLWKQMNGWVYDGFAVTYKNLGVDFDSYYYESNTYLLGKDIVERGLEQGVFFKKEDGSVWCDLTADGLDEKLVLRADGTSVYMTQDMGTATQRVKDYPDVKGMVYTVGNEQDYHFKVLFLILKKLGYDWASHLYHLSYGMVDLPSGKMKSREGTVVDADDLIAEMEQTAKEISQELGKLDGYTEAQKEALYHTIGLGALKYYILKVDPKKRILFDPKESIDFQGNTGPFIQYTYARIQSIMRKYAEMGGRNEAAVEKVSGLHEKEKALLKSITLFPSVVQDAADSYSPAIIANYVYDLVKDFNSFYQNVSILGEEEESKRDFRVMLSKKIGEIIAESFKMLGIQVPERM from the coding sequence ATGTTGAACTTAAACGATACTCTTAAACAATATATATTACAAGCTGTACAAGAACTGTATGGTGTGAGCTTAGAAAGCGTTGAATTGCAACAGACTAAAAAAGAGTTTGTGGGCGATGTTACTCTTGTGGTGTTTCCGCTATTGCGTCATATCAAAGGTAATCCTGTGCAGATAGGAGAACAAATAGGAGGTTACTTAAAAGAGAAAGCAGGTGATTTGGTAACTGACTTCAATGTGATTAAAGGTTTTTTAAATCTTGTAATTGCTGATAGTTACTACATCGACTTTTTAAAAGAAGTGAAGAATAATCCTCAGTTTGGTTTGGCAACGCCTAATAGCAAAGAGGCTATTTTGGTGGAATACTCATCACCTAATACTAATAAACCGTTGCACTTAGGGCATATCCGCAACAATCTCTTAGGGTATTCGGTAGCTGAAATCTTAAAAGCAGCTGGACATAAGGTGTATAAAACCCAAATCATCAACGATAGGGGGATACACATTTGCAAATCGATGGTGGCGTGGCAACGTTTTGGTAATGGTGAGACTCCTGAAAATACCGGGTTGAAGGGTGATAAATTAGTAGGGAATTACTATGTGGCGTTCGATAAGGTGTACAAAGCTGAAATACAGCAATTAGTAGAACAAGGGAAGACCAAAGAAGAAGCGGAAAAACAAGCTCCTATATTTGTAGCAGCCCAAGAGATGCTTCGCCAATGGGAAGCAGGCAACCCCGAAGTAATAAAACTTTGGAAACAGATGAATGGCTGGGTATACGATGGTTTTGCCGTCACTTATAAGAATTTAGGTGTTGATTTTGATTCGTATTACTACGAGAGCAATACCTATTTATTAGGGAAAGACATTGTGGAACGGGGTTTGGAGCAAGGTGTGTTCTTCAAGAAAGAAGATGGTTCCGTTTGGTGTGACCTTACCGCCGATGGCTTAGATGAGAAGTTGGTGCTTCGTGCTGATGGTACGTCGGTTTATATGACGCAAGATATGGGGACTGCTACCCAGCGTGTGAAGGACTATCCTGACGTAAAAGGAATGGTGTACACGGTAGGTAACGAGCAAGATTATCACTTCAAAGTGCTTTTTCTTATCCTGAAAAAGTTGGGTTACGATTGGGCATCACACTTATATCACCTGAGCTATGGTATGGTAGATTTGCCCAGTGGCAAGATGAAAAGTCGCGAGGGTACCGTAGTAGATGCCGATGACCTTATTGCTGAAATGGAGCAAACTGCCAAAGAGATTTCACAAGAACTCGGCAAACTCGACGGTTATACCGAAGCGCAGAAAGAAGCCTTGTATCACACCATAGGTTTGGGAGCCTTGAAATACTATATATTAAAAGTAGACCCCAAGAAGCGTATTTTGTTTGACCCTAAAGAGTCTATCGATTTTCAAGGGAATACAGGTCCGTTTATACAATACACTTACGCTCGTATCCAGTCGATTATGCGCAAGTATGCTGAAATGGGAGGTAGGAATGAAGCAGCGGTAGAGAAAGTTAGTGGTTTACACGAAAAAGAGAAGGCTTTGTTAAAGAGCATCACCCTATTTCCGTCGGTTGTACAAGATGCTGCTGATAGTTATAGTCCTGCTATTATTGCCAATTATGTGTATGATTTGGTAAAAGACTTCAATTCGTTTTACCAAAATGTATCAATTTTAGGAGAGGAAGAGGAGAGCAAGCGTGATTTTAGGGTAATGTTGAGCAAGAAAATAGGAGAAATTATAGCAGAGTCGTTTAAAATGCTGGGCATACAAGTTCCTGAGAGAATGTAG
- the gcvH gene encoding glycine cleavage system protein GcvH gives MNFPSDLKYTKEHIWVRIEGDIATAGITDFAQHQLGDIVYVEVETIGDTLNEDEIFGSIEAVKTVSDLFMPLTGEVIAFNEPLNQKPEKVNTDPYGKGWIIQLKISDITQLDNLLSAEAYKTLINA, from the coding sequence ATGAACTTTCCATCTGATTTAAAATACACTAAAGAACACATATGGGTGCGCATCGAAGGTGATATAGCCACAGCAGGCATTACCGATTTTGCACAACACCAATTAGGCGACATTGTGTATGTGGAAGTAGAAACCATAGGCGATACCCTTAATGAAGATGAAATATTTGGCAGTATCGAAGCCGTAAAAACAGTATCCGATTTATTTATGCCCCTCACGGGCGAAGTAATCGCGTTTAATGAACCGCTAAACCAAAAACCTGAGAAAGTAAATACCGACCCATATGGCAAAGGGTGGATAATACAACTGAAAATAAGCGATATTACCCAGTTAGATAATCTACTCTCAGCCGAAGCTTATAAAACCCTAATAAATGCTTAA
- a CDS encoding VanZ family protein — MLKKHKYTLLWGIWTIAIITLSLISSSEMPKAPRIPYLDKVAHFSFYFGYTVLFILAFRSKLWAVITALFLGATMEILQGLLTTTRSADYIDMLFNTFGTVVALLFMRKYEKLFR; from the coding sequence ATGCTTAAAAAACACAAATACACTTTGTTATGGGGTATATGGACGATAGCTATTATCACTCTAAGTCTTATCTCATCCAGCGAAATGCCCAAAGCACCTCGCATTCCCTATTTAGACAAAGTCGCTCATTTCAGCTTCTATTTCGGTTACACAGTACTGTTTATATTAGCATTTAGAAGTAAATTATGGGCAGTAATCACCGCCTTGTTTTTAGGCGCAACAATGGAAATATTACAAGGCTTACTCACCACTACTCGCTCTGCCGACTATATTGATATGCTCTTCAATACATTTGGCACAGTTGTTGCTCTACTGTTTATGAGAAAGTATGAAAAGCTTTTCAGATAA